From Dehalococcoidales bacterium:
GGCGGCACCCTCACTCAGAATGGTCTCTTCTATGAGGCTGTAATCCGACATAGAGATCAAGGCTTCCTGACCGAACTAGTGAAGGCATACGAGAAGATCCACTCGGGTATCTGGGCCTACAACGGTTTGTTTGAGCTGGTTGATGCATTGCAGGAGACCAGTGGTGCCCGCAGGGTATTCAAGTTCAAGTTGCGGGCAGTCGCCGATGCACGAGATCAGGACGAGGGTGATAGGGTACTTGACCACAGCCGTCTCATCCCTGCATCAGTCAAACTGGAGGTCTGGAAGCGTGACAAGGGTCGGTGCGTCCTGTGTGGAAGTCGAGAGAACCTCCACTTCGACCATATCATTCCTTACTCGCGAGGCGGTTCATCTCTGGTGGCCGAGAACGTCCAACTCCTCTGTGCCAAGCATAACCTGGCCAAGAGAGACAGGATTGAGTGATGATACGCTGTAGTGTGAGCAGCTCTTCGCCGCTGCGCAGCCTGCGTCGACCACCAACACCGCCCACCCTTCTCTGAATAATCGGTCACCTTCTCTTAGTATTCGCTCCGGATGTCCCATGTGGGCAGGCACAGCTTGCTGACATCGTGCAGCTCAAGGGATTTTACATCTCAGGCGGAGTCTCCAGCACCCAGATTTTGTGTTGTACGGGAGTGCGGGACTGTTTAGGAAACGTTTCGGAAATTGACCGGCGTTTTTATGTTTTGTTTAGTCGACCGGCAGTATTGTGGGATTAGAGAGAAGGAGGCTAACTTGAGCAGGGAAAAGTGGTGGCACACTCTGACTCAAGGCCTGAGTAGACAGTCGCCTTATCTCTTTCCGCCGGAAGGACACCGTAGACTGACGCCCTGCGGTGTCCTTTGAAATGATAATATCGACCCCTTGCTCACTTCCGCCAGGTACACCGGAGTGTAGTGGGTGTAACCAATACAAAGAAATACTGAGAAACAGTGATTGAGGATGGTGAAGATGAATACTGAGGGTGCTATCCGGGTACTCCTGGTCGGTGGTAGTGATGCTTCAATGCAGGGCATTAGTGACGCACTCAGTGACGGTGCTGGGGTAGAGGTCGTCGGTGAAACGGTTGGTGGCAACGAGGCTGTTGTAGCCGCCGGGGAGCTATCCCCGGACGTGGTACTGGTATTGGTTGACAGCCTGATAGCAGGGATGGATGGCATTGATACTGTGCACGCTATTATCGAGACACAGCCCTGGACACGGGTAGTTGTCATAACACGAAACACAGTTCGGTACCTGGTGCCGGCGGTGAAAGCCGGTGCCGCCGGTATCCTTTCGCCGGAAGTTGGTCTTGATGAGTTGCTTCTGGCAATACGCAGAGTACACCAGTGGGCATCTTATTCCCTCTCGGCGAGTAGTGCTTCAGAGAAGCCGGGATACCAGGCTGTAAGCAATATGACGAGAGTCAAGCAAAGGCCTGAGTAGCGTGTCCACAGGATGATGCAGGAGGGTAAAATGCGTAAGAGATTCTTGAAGGTGATAGCCAGACTCCACCGAGGCCAGCGTGGTATGACCGGGTTGGAGACAGCCATCATTCTGATTGCCTTCGTGACGGTCGCTTCCGTACTGGCCTACAGCGTGCTGTCGGCCGGTATCTTCGCGGCAGAGAGAGGAAAGGCGACGGTGTATCAGGGCCTGGCATCTGCCCAGGCGACTATGTCAATTCAGGGTTCCGTGCTTGGTCTCAGTCCCAACGGGACGGAGCTCGAACAGATCCAGTTCACTGTAGCCCTGACACTGGAGGACGAGAGCGTGGACATGAATTCTGTCGTCATCAACTACTTCGACACCGAGGTGCACTCAGAGGACATCACCTGGACAAGTGAAATCAACGGGGGCTGCACTGAGCGAGGCGCGGTCAACTTGCTGGAGGCCGATGAGCAGCACGTGGTTATCGTCACGATACCGGATGCGGCCACCATCGATGCGTATGAAAAGTTTACGGTTCAGGTCTTCCCGCCCACCGGGGCTACACTTTCCATCCAGAGGACTGTACCCGGCGCGATACAGGCGGTAATGAACCTCTATTAGTTGAGTGTATTGTCAGGCGAACGCTCAACGCCACCGGGCACGCGGAGCCTTGATGTGGTTCGCAGCAAAAGGGGAGGCCGGACAGAAATGGGCAGCAGCCACCTATGGGAAGTCTGAGCCTCTCTTCGTGTGTGGCGTCGGTGCTATCGTTCCGACAGAAGGGTGACAGGCCGTTGACATGTCATTCATGAGCGAAGCGAAGAATCTGAATGTTGCGCGGATTTGTGCAACTAGTGTAGTGTCTTACAAATGCCTTTACAGTCCTTGTCATTCTAGCAAGCCTAAGAAAAACCCTTTCGACCAACCCCCTGACCCCCTTCCTGTCCAGGAAGGGGGAAAAGATTATAGCTGGGGGACACCCCCAGACCCCTGCCAAAGGGGGCTTCGGCCCCTCTCGGAAGAGGGAGTGCCCCTAAGAAGGGGCGAAGCCCCTCTGGACTCCCCCTTTTT
This genomic window contains:
- a CDS encoding response regulator transcription factor, encoding MNTEGAIRVLLVGGSDASMQGISDALSDGAGVEVVGETVGGNEAVVAAGELSPDVVLVLVDSLIAGMDGIDTVHAIIETQPWTRVVVITRNTVRYLVPAVKAGAAGILSPEVGLDELLLAIRRVHQWASYSLSASSASEKPGYQAVSNMTRVKQRPE
- a CDS encoding HNH endonuclease yields the protein MKAYEKIHSGIWAYNGLFELVDALQETSGARRVFKFKLRAVADARDQDEGDRVLDHSRLIPASVKLEVWKRDKGRCVLCGSRENLHFDHIIPYSRGGSSLVAENVQLLCAKHNLAKRDRIE
- a CDS encoding flagellin, coding for MRKRFLKVIARLHRGQRGMTGLETAIILIAFVTVASVLAYSVLSAGIFAAERGKATVYQGLASAQATMSIQGSVLGLSPNGTELEQIQFTVALTLEDESVDMNSVVINYFDTEVHSEDITWTSEINGGCTERGAVNLLEADEQHVVIVTIPDAATIDAYEKFTVQVFPPTGATLSIQRTVPGAIQAVMNLY